Proteins encoded within one genomic window of Hahella chejuensis KCTC 2396:
- a CDS encoding methyl-accepting chemotaxis protein: MRLQNLPLMLKLSLVPALILILLLAYALIVISSLREITTRANHFSTVIEPTARLTSELSANLSTRASLQQQYLRTPNDKTLEEYNQASAQAQEYFSDANFSKLKSANALQTASLRIDDLFRNNLLPKNRELRSSIATVQETIVPKTLELSNNIRVTLDPSSAQVLIQWTILVSNHIQAALINLNAFMRTGSPTETDAFLMEVYGAQNAVIDLKKHLRKPEHEKWIGEIDGLVKQFESKAKTIFDVARTQNSLLDSELRPLVNDTLNVVAEEQASIWSDLRSVSGYIAESLDSNIVKMLLFLVVTLVISSVLTALVSRLISKPIKDVVATMEDIAQGGGDLTRRLTYLGQDELGRLARAFNQFIELIQQICISINDKSQELGQSAESLQDVAHQGENCLEQQKAEFVTVSESTQLISHSFRDIAQQAGKLLEIAQSIASQSDNGKRLLQNNTDTLSKLAQQMETSYASMQRLASSSQKVSEVLQVINNIAEQTNLLALNAAIEAARAGEHGRGFAVVADEVRQLALRTRDSTEEIREIMEGLQKDAQETEKMINLSNSMTQNSVSQMSTLAVTVDQTNSGIAEASDLIDQVAKTTEEQAKHAEGIAQSMHTLETLLDESWLQVNTTSSNSENINQLSSQLQENVGRFKTC; this comes from the coding sequence ATGCGTCTGCAGAATCTTCCATTGATGCTGAAGTTGAGTCTGGTTCCGGCGCTGATACTGATTCTGTTGCTGGCTTATGCGCTGATAGTGATCTCATCTCTACGGGAAATCACCACCCGCGCCAACCACTTTTCCACCGTCATCGAACCGACAGCGCGCCTGACCAGCGAGCTCAGCGCCAATCTGTCCACCCGCGCCAGCCTGCAGCAGCAGTATCTGCGCACGCCTAACGATAAAACACTGGAAGAATACAATCAGGCCAGCGCGCAGGCGCAAGAGTACTTTTCCGACGCCAATTTCAGCAAACTGAAAAGCGCCAACGCCCTGCAAACCGCCAGCCTGCGCATCGACGATTTGTTTCGCAACAATCTGCTGCCCAAAAACCGTGAGTTACGCAGCAGTATCGCCACCGTGCAGGAAACAATCGTGCCGAAAACCCTGGAGCTCTCCAATAACATCAGGGTGACCCTGGACCCTTCCAGCGCTCAGGTGCTGATTCAATGGACTATCCTGGTCAGCAACCATATACAGGCCGCGCTCATTAACCTGAACGCGTTCATGCGCACCGGCTCGCCCACAGAAACCGACGCTTTTTTGATGGAAGTCTATGGGGCGCAAAATGCGGTGATCGACCTGAAAAAACACTTGCGCAAGCCGGAGCATGAAAAATGGATTGGTGAAATAGATGGCCTGGTGAAACAGTTTGAAAGCAAAGCAAAAACCATCTTCGACGTCGCCCGCACTCAGAACAGCCTCTTGGACAGCGAACTGCGTCCTTTGGTCAACGACACCCTGAACGTTGTGGCGGAAGAGCAGGCCAGCATCTGGAGCGACTTGCGCAGCGTCAGTGGATACATTGCGGAATCCCTGGACTCCAATATCGTGAAAATGCTGCTCTTTCTGGTCGTCACGCTGGTCATTTCCAGCGTTTTGACCGCGCTGGTGTCGCGTCTGATCAGCAAGCCCATTAAAGATGTGGTCGCCACAATGGAAGACATCGCCCAAGGCGGCGGCGACCTCACCCGGCGCCTGACATACCTTGGCCAGGATGAACTTGGCCGTCTGGCGCGCGCGTTCAACCAATTTATCGAGCTGATTCAGCAGATATGCATCAGCATCAATGACAAATCTCAGGAGCTGGGACAATCAGCGGAATCCTTGCAGGATGTGGCTCATCAGGGCGAAAACTGCCTGGAGCAACAAAAAGCCGAATTCGTCACCGTATCCGAATCCACACAACTGATCTCCCACAGTTTCCGGGATATCGCCCAGCAGGCGGGCAAATTGCTGGAAATCGCGCAATCCATCGCCTCACAGTCGGATAATGGTAAGCGCTTGCTGCAGAACAATACGGACACGCTTTCCAAACTGGCCCAGCAAATGGAGACCTCTTACGCCTCCATGCAACGCTTGGCCAGCAGCAGCCAGAAAGTCTCGGAAGTGCTGCAGGTCATCAACAATATCGCCGAGCAAACCAACCTGCTCGCGCTAAACGCAGCTATCGAAGCCGCCCGCGCCGGCGAGCATGGTCGCGGCTTCGCCGTAGTGGCGGATGAAGTCAGGCAATTGGCGTTGCGCACTCGGGACTCCACCGAAGAAATCCGCGAAATCATGGAAGGCCTGCAAAAAGACGCGCAAGAAACAGAAAAAATGATCAACCTGAGCAACAGCATGACGCAAAACAGCGTGTCGCAGATGAGCACGCTGGCGGTGACCGTAGATCAGACCAACAGCGGCATTGCAGAGGCCAGCGACCTGATCGACCAAGTGGCCAAAACTACCGAGGAACAGGCCAAGCACGCGGAAGGCATCGCGCAAAGCATGCATACTTTGGAGACGCTACTGGATGAAAGCTGGCTGCAGGTGAACACCACCTCCTCCAACAGCGAGAATATCAATCAGCTGTCATCGCAGCTGCAGGAAAACGTCGGCCGCTTTAAGACTTGTTAA
- a CDS encoding M18 family aminopeptidase, producing MNKEEFNEGLLAFLDASPTPFHAVANMVEMLEKAGFKRLHEEYEWSLQANERYFITRNGSSLIAFGGAQGPLEVSGARMFGAHTDSPCLKIKPNPELLRKGYYQLGVEVYGGVLLNPWFDRELSLAGRVTYLSGAGEVKSTLINWERPIAMIPSLAIHLDREVNNSRSINPQKDLPAVLMQCRADSPPEFRGLLLEQVKQEHPELDAERVLDYELCLYDTQPANIHGLQKEFLSSARLDNLLSCYIGLQALLDAGSSQPCFLVFNDHEEVGSVSAEGAQGPFLRSVLLRIAEDEARLSQMISRSMMFSADNAHGVHPNYADRHDENHGPLLNSGPVIKVNSNQRYATNSITSSFYRRLSEELKLPYQVFVVRTDMACGSTIGPLTAAELGVKTLDIGVPQFAMHSIRETCGSADPLTLYEVSKLFFNTVTLPQA from the coding sequence ATGAATAAAGAAGAGTTTAATGAAGGATTATTGGCGTTTCTTGACGCCTCGCCAACCCCTTTTCATGCGGTCGCCAATATGGTGGAAATGCTGGAAAAAGCGGGTTTCAAGCGTTTACACGAAGAGTATGAATGGTCGCTGCAGGCCAATGAGCGTTACTTTATTACGCGTAACGGCTCCTCGCTGATCGCATTCGGCGGCGCGCAGGGACCATTGGAAGTCAGCGGCGCCAGAATGTTTGGCGCGCATACCGACAGTCCCTGTCTGAAAATCAAACCGAACCCGGAGCTGCTGCGCAAAGGCTATTATCAGCTGGGCGTCGAGGTGTACGGCGGCGTGTTGCTGAATCCCTGGTTTGATCGTGAATTGTCTCTCGCAGGCCGGGTGACCTATCTGAGCGGCGCGGGGGAAGTGAAAAGCACGCTGATCAATTGGGAGCGCCCCATTGCGATGATTCCCAGCCTGGCGATTCACCTGGACCGGGAAGTGAACAACAGCCGCTCCATCAATCCCCAGAAAGACCTGCCGGCGGTGCTGATGCAATGCCGCGCGGACAGTCCGCCTGAGTTCCGTGGTTTGCTGCTGGAGCAAGTCAAGCAGGAGCATCCTGAGTTGGATGCGGAGCGCGTGCTGGATTATGAGTTGTGCCTGTATGATACCCAGCCGGCCAATATTCACGGCCTGCAAAAAGAATTCCTGAGCTCTGCGCGTCTGGATAATTTGCTGAGTTGCTATATTGGGCTGCAGGCGTTGTTGGATGCAGGCTCCAGTCAACCTTGTTTCCTGGTCTTCAATGACCATGAAGAGGTAGGTAGCGTGTCCGCCGAGGGCGCGCAAGGGCCTTTCCTGCGCTCAGTGTTGTTGCGCATTGCGGAAGATGAGGCGCGTTTGAGCCAGATGATCAGCCGGTCCATGATGTTTTCCGCTGACAACGCCCACGGCGTGCATCCCAATTATGCGGATCGTCATGATGAGAATCATGGGCCTTTGCTGAACAGTGGGCCAGTCATCAAGGTGAATTCGAATCAGCGTTACGCCACCAACAGCATCACCAGTTCGTTCTACCGTCGTCTCAGTGAGGAGCTGAAACTGCCTTATCAGGTATTTGTGGTGCGGACGGATATGGCATGCGGCAGCACCATCGGACCGCTCACGGCGGCGGAATTGGGCGTCAAAACACTGGATATCGGCGTGCCGCAATTTGCGATGCACTCTATCAGGGAAACCTGTGGCAGCGCTGATCCGTTGACCTTATATGAAGTCAGCAAGTTGTTCTTCAATACGGTGACGCTTCCGCAGGCGTGA
- a CDS encoding universal stress protein, whose protein sequence is MEIKKLAEIKKILLVVDPTKERQEVIPRTIRLAKALGAEVELMVAEYQRALESSYPFDAKALSSAKDSCLASRERWLEAFAEQMRAHGIAVTQHVRWEKPLYKAVVERCRETQAQLIIKATHHHSILQRALFTNTDWHLMRDADAPIWFVREEHRWDGHIQVLAAVDPIEVEGSVNNLNPRILDIAHEISCRLPAELNVVHAYEPIPTGMLVEFDAIVADYEEYREKVKSKHQKALDRLLENYVESSTHVFFEEGSPEKVLPACVNQHGHDLVVMGAVSRSGVDRIFIGSTAERVLDHLECDVLVIK, encoded by the coding sequence ATGGAAATCAAGAAGCTGGCGGAGATTAAAAAGATATTGCTGGTTGTGGACCCGACCAAGGAAAGGCAGGAAGTCATTCCCCGTACGATTCGCCTCGCCAAGGCGCTGGGCGCGGAAGTGGAGCTGATGGTGGCGGAATATCAACGGGCGCTGGAGTCCAGTTATCCCTTCGACGCCAAGGCGCTTAGTTCGGCTAAGGACAGTTGTCTGGCCAGTCGCGAACGCTGGCTGGAGGCCTTTGCGGAGCAGATGCGCGCCCACGGCATCGCCGTCACCCAGCATGTGCGCTGGGAGAAGCCTCTCTACAAAGCGGTAGTGGAACGTTGTCGCGAGACACAAGCGCAACTCATTATCAAGGCCACCCATCATCACTCCATCCTGCAGCGGGCGTTATTCACCAATACAGACTGGCATTTGATGCGGGATGCGGATGCGCCAATCTGGTTTGTGCGGGAGGAACATCGCTGGGATGGACATATTCAAGTACTGGCGGCGGTGGACCCGATAGAGGTGGAGGGCTCAGTTAATAATCTGAATCCCCGCATTTTGGACATCGCCCACGAAATTTCCTGTCGCCTGCCTGCGGAACTGAACGTCGTGCACGCCTATGAGCCGATACCTACCGGCATGTTGGTGGAATTTGACGCCATCGTCGCCGATTACGAGGAATATCGCGAGAAAGTGAAGTCCAAGCACCAAAAGGCGCTGGACCGCCTGCTGGAAAACTATGTGGAGTCAAGCACGCATGTGTTTTTCGAAGAAGGCTCGCCGGAGAAAGTGCTACCCGCCTGCGTCAATCAGCACGGACATGATCTGGTGGTGATGGGCGCGGTATCCCGCAGCGGCGTGGACCGCATTTTTATCGGCAGCACGGCGGAGCGGGTGCTGGATCATCTGGAATGTGACGTGCTGGTAATCAAATAA